The genomic stretch CCTTCAGTGCCATGATTCTGGTCATTGATAATTACGACTCATTCGTACACAACCTTGCCAGATATGTTCGCGAATTGGGAGATGAAACGCATATTGTACGCAATGACCGGTTATCGGATGCAGATATTTCCTGGCCTTCTGTGCGCGGTATTATTCTCTCGCCTGGGCCTGGCCGGCCTCAATCTGCAGGTGATTGTCTGAAGGTCATCTATGAGAAAAGAGATACGCCCGTTCTGGGTGTTTGCCTGGGCCATCAGTGTCTGGCAGAAAGCTATGGTGGCATTACCGTTTCTGCGAAAGAGCCAATGCATGGCAGGGCAAGTTCGATAACGCATGATAATACCGGCGTGTTCAAGGGGGTGGCGAACCCATTTCAGGCAGGAAGGTATCATTCCCTCGCTTCAAATATTTCTACATCAACTGAACTAATGGAACAGGCCTACACGGAGGATGGTGAGGTGATGGGCTTTCGTCATAAAACATACCCCCATCACGGCGTGCAGT from Parvularcula sp. IMCC14364 encodes the following:
- a CDS encoding aminodeoxychorismate/anthranilate synthase component II encodes the protein MILVIDNYDSFVHNLARYVRELGDETHIVRNDRLSDADISWPSVRGIILSPGPGRPQSAGDCLKVIYEKRDTPVLGVCLGHQCLAESYGGITVSAKEPMHGRASSITHDNTGVFKGVANPFQAGRYHSLASNISTSTELMEQAYTEDGEVMGFRHKTYPHHGVQFHPESLLTTEGKKIISNFLSIVSEMVS